A region of Deltaproteobacteria bacterium DNA encodes the following proteins:
- a CDS encoding aminodeoxychorismate/anthranilate synthase component II: protein MVLLIDNYDSFVFNLYQMLSVLGESTHVFRNDEISLTQIQDMAPKAIVLSPGPGRPEEAGIIMAVIERFAGQIPIFGVCLGHQAIGQAFGGHVKRARVPKHGKLSLISHQQSGVFQDVCSPFKVARYHSLVVERETLPSCLEVTAETHDGLIMGLRHKTYAVEGVQFHPESIATEHGVKIIESFLRLRGVS, encoded by the coding sequence ATGGTGCTGTTAATCGATAATTACGATTCGTTTGTTTTTAATTTATACCAAATGTTGAGTGTGCTGGGAGAGTCCACACACGTCTTTCGAAATGACGAGATTTCTCTTACTCAAATTCAAGATATGGCGCCAAAAGCGATCGTACTTTCACCTGGACCGGGTCGGCCTGAAGAGGCCGGTATAATAATGGCGGTCATCGAACGTTTTGCCGGCCAAATTCCAATTTTTGGAGTTTGTCTTGGTCATCAGGCGATAGGCCAAGCCTTCGGTGGTCACGTGAAGCGGGCCCGCGTTCCCAAACACGGCAAACTATCCTTAATCTCTCATCAGCAGAGCGGAGTTTTTCAAGACGTTTGCAGCCCATTTAAGGTGGCTCGCTACCATTCCTTGGTCGTCGAGCGCGAAACATTGCCATCGTGTTTGGAAGTCACAGCAGAAACTCACGATGGCCTGATCATGGGGCTTCGACATAAGACCTATGCGGTAGAGGGTGTGCAGTTTCATCCTGAGTCGATTGCTACCGAACACGGAGTGAAAATCATAGAAAGCTTTCTTAGGCTCCGAGGTGTCTCATGA
- a CDS encoding anthranilate synthase component I family protein, which yields MEPIVDYYSLFVTTILWQFVDMKLSITSIPFNGDIGPCETFKMVRLESKDAFFFESSDTFGEPATTSVIGLGPFEKVKDPVFQSLQQNTDNQTTANSIPFSSGGYFGCVGYDAITEIEPKLARTGHFKNSSIDSSCVLGAKNLIVFDRKKKLIHFIGENAQRYEKSLVQRQPSEDFDRELEEITSARLISTFGKKCFFDAVKVLKEHIRQGDIFQAVLAERFECENIETGPLEIFEALRKICPTPYSFFFSFGDRDFFGASPEALLKVTDGILKMNPIAGTRPRGKTESEDRLRERQLARSRKEAAEHLMLVDLARNDLGRVAQAGSVSVRTYRSIQKFSNVMHLVSEVSAVLSDSDTPIGALKACFPAGTLSGAPKFRAMEILAKLEFVPRGLYGGAVIAFDIGSKNLDTCIAIRSLEMINSRAILRAGAGIVADSKAHAEYDEIQYKLKPLRQAIALAERKNNGAVNR from the coding sequence ATGGAACCAATTGTAGACTATTATTCGCTTTTTGTAACTACAATCCTCTGGCAATTTGTCGACATGAAACTGTCAATTACTTCCATCCCATTTAATGGCGACATCGGTCCCTGCGAAACATTCAAGATGGTTCGGCTTGAAAGCAAGGACGCCTTCTTTTTCGAAAGTTCGGACACATTTGGTGAGCCTGCCACAACATCTGTTATTGGCCTGGGGCCGTTTGAGAAAGTTAAAGACCCAGTATTTCAGAGTCTTCAGCAAAATACTGACAACCAAACTACGGCCAATTCGATACCTTTTTCTTCTGGTGGCTATTTTGGTTGTGTTGGCTATGACGCCATTACAGAGATTGAACCAAAACTCGCTCGCACTGGTCATTTCAAAAACAGCAGTATTGATAGTTCTTGCGTCCTCGGAGCGAAAAATCTGATTGTTTTTGACCGTAAAAAGAAGCTCATACACTTTATCGGCGAAAACGCCCAACGCTACGAGAAGTCTTTAGTGCAACGCCAACCCAGCGAAGACTTCGATCGGGAGCTCGAGGAAATCACCTCTGCACGGCTAATATCGACCTTTGGGAAAAAATGTTTCTTCGATGCAGTTAAGGTTTTGAAAGAGCATATTCGCCAAGGTGATATTTTCCAGGCGGTTCTTGCCGAGCGATTCGAATGCGAAAATATTGAGACAGGCCCGCTTGAAATTTTCGAAGCGCTTCGCAAAATATGCCCAACTCCCTATAGCTTTTTTTTTAGTTTTGGCGATCGAGATTTTTTCGGTGCCTCTCCAGAAGCACTTCTAAAAGTGACTGATGGCATTTTAAAAATGAATCCAATCGCAGGCACAAGGCCTCGCGGTAAAACAGAATCTGAAGATCGACTACGCGAAAGACAGCTCGCGCGCAGTCGCAAAGAAGCGGCTGAACATTTAATGCTCGTCGATTTAGCTCGTAACGATCTCGGTCGTGTTGCGCAAGCAGGCTCAGTAAGTGTCAGAACGTATCGCTCGATACAAAAATTTTCTAATGTCATGCATTTGGTTTCGGAAGTTAGTGCTGTTCTGTCTGATTCAGACACTCCAATTGGGGCTCTAAAAGCATGTTTTCCAGCAGGGACGCTTTCCGGAGCGCCGAAATTTCGCGCGATGGAAATTTTGGCGAAGCTTGAATTTGTGCCTCGCGGACTTTACGGCGGTGCTGTTATTGCCTTTGATATCGGATCAAAAAATCTAGATACCTGCATCGCGATTCGCTCACTTGAGATGATAAATAGTCGCGCGATTTTACGCGCGGGAGCTGGCATCGTCGCAGACTCAAAGGCGCATGCCGAGTACGACGAAATTCAGTACAAGTTAAAGCCACTGAGACAAGCGATCGCTCTGGCTGAAAGGAAAAATAATGGTGCTGTTAATCGATAA
- the trpC gene encoding indole-3-glycerol phosphate synthase TrpC, translating to MSNFLYKIQSLTEARVNEAKVALPHSVLKERMQHKPRNFLELLVAGGQPRVIAEVKRQSPSLGAIALTLDPVAVAQEYMVSGAAAISVLTEPNYFGGSIETLADIREALPAMPLLMKDFVIDPYQLLQARVAGADAVLLIQALLGEAKLNELLLTTAELGLTALVEVHDALEMKSAIRSGAKLIGINNRNLRTLDVSLSVSKDLAQFVTPGVTLVSESGIESESQIKELMQIGFDAFLIGSALMKSQQPGRSLKRILGRAV from the coding sequence ATGAGTAACTTCCTATATAAAATTCAGTCTCTTACCGAAGCGCGTGTGAATGAAGCCAAGGTAGCTCTTCCACATTCTGTTTTGAAAGAGCGCATGCAGCACAAGCCAAGAAATTTTTTAGAGCTACTCGTTGCTGGCGGTCAGCCCCGTGTGATTGCTGAAGTGAAGCGCCAAAGTCCATCACTTGGAGCGATCGCTCTGACTCTTGACCCGGTTGCAGTTGCTCAAGAATACATGGTTTCGGGCGCGGCCGCGATCTCGGTACTTACTGAGCCAAATTATTTTGGCGGGAGCATCGAGACCTTGGCTGACATTCGTGAGGCTCTACCGGCTATGCCGCTACTCATGAAAGATTTCGTGATTGATCCGTATCAGCTTCTCCAGGCGCGAGTTGCAGGTGCTGATGCCGTACTTTTGATTCAAGCTTTGCTTGGCGAAGCGAAATTGAATGAACTGTTGTTAACAACAGCTGAACTAGGCCTTACGGCACTGGTCGAAGTCCACGATGCACTTGAAATGAAATCTGCCATCCGCAGCGGAGCAAAACTCATTGGTATAAATAATAGAAATTTGCGCACGCTGGATGTTTCACTTTCAGTTTCAAAGGATTTAGCTCAGTTTGTAACGCCTGGCGTGACTTTAGTTTCTGAGAGCGGCATTGAATCCGAAAGCCAAATTAAAGAACTTATGCAGATCGGCTTTGACGCGTTCCTCATCGGCAGCGCTTTGATGAAAAGCCAACAACCCGGACGATCATTAAAAAGAATTTTGGGGAGAGCGGTATGA
- the trpD gene encoding anthranilate phosphoribosyltransferase yields MIEALRILTSGRDLNSEMAQGIMESLLDGRAQPEQIGALLATLHFRPPTGTALAGFVRALKKSAEDILLPDEISERAVDVCGTGGDGIGTFNISTAVAFVVAAAGQPVAKHGNRAVSSRCGSFDVLEALRVPFADNAAEANQSLKRHGLAFLYAPSFHPTLRKVAPVRQLLGMRTVFNALGPLLNPAGIRRQLIGVYSANLIEPVAQALAELGSHEVMVVHGEDGADEISLCAPTKVAHLKNGKVRVFQLTPEEFGFSRSMNSDLQGGDAQENARILIRIFEGETGPKRDIVLLNAGAALMVGGQVRTLRDGVDLAHATLQSGRVLQFLNQMRIVPNARAAL; encoded by the coding sequence ATGATTGAAGCTCTTAGGATTTTGACGAGTGGTCGCGATCTCAATTCGGAAATGGCCCAAGGTATAATGGAATCCTTGCTCGACGGCCGCGCTCAACCCGAGCAGATAGGAGCGCTCTTGGCTACTCTGCATTTTCGTCCACCGACGGGCACGGCCCTTGCCGGCTTTGTTCGTGCGTTGAAAAAAAGTGCCGAAGATATTCTGTTGCCTGATGAGATTTCTGAGCGAGCGGTCGATGTTTGCGGCACTGGGGGCGACGGTATCGGAACTTTCAACATCTCGACGGCCGTTGCCTTTGTGGTAGCCGCCGCCGGTCAGCCAGTTGCAAAACACGGTAACCGTGCCGTTTCAAGCCGTTGTGGAAGTTTCGACGTGCTTGAAGCTCTGCGCGTTCCATTTGCAGACAATGCGGCTGAGGCCAATCAATCGCTCAAACGTCATGGGCTTGCCTTTTTATATGCCCCTTCATTTCACCCGACTCTTCGGAAAGTCGCGCCCGTCCGTCAGCTTTTAGGTATGCGCACCGTATTTAATGCGTTGGGACCACTTTTGAATCCTGCGGGGATTCGTCGCCAGTTGATCGGAGTTTATTCTGCGAATTTGATCGAACCTGTCGCGCAAGCTTTAGCGGAGCTCGGTTCACATGAAGTGATGGTCGTTCATGGAGAAGATGGAGCCGACGAGATAAGTCTTTGTGCACCGACGAAAGTCGCGCACCTTAAAAACGGCAAGGTGCGCGTTTTTCAACTGACGCCCGAAGAGTTTGGTTTTTCACGATCGATGAATTCAGACCTTCAAGGCGGAGACGCTCAAGAAAATGCGCGTATTCTCATCCGAATCTTTGAGGGAGAAACCGGACCGAAGCGCGACATCGTTTTACTTAATGCTGGTGCGGCACTTATGGTCGGTGGTCAAGTGCGAACATTGCGTGACGGCGTGGATTTGGCTCATGCGACCTTACAATCTGGGCGCGTTCTTCAGTTTTTAAATCAAATGCGAATTGTCCCAAACGCCAGAGCTGCATTATGA
- a CDS encoding phosphoribosylanthranilate isomerase — protein MSLTFVKICGVTRVADAQLAAELGARAVGLVFAAKSARRISLDQAKVIASILPATVDPIGVFTSSSEAAILNAIEVASLKGVQVDRDLTSAFYIELKKRGIKVLRSVAVSENVLLPKVGYDDVLLFDSPRDGLIRQSLNIEALKKINPSRPFFIAGGLNAENIGLNMSELRPNGVDLSSGVESSPGVKSARALKDFFTALRVAGGAL, from the coding sequence ATGAGTCTTACTTTCGTGAAAATTTGTGGCGTAACTCGAGTCGCTGATGCGCAACTGGCTGCAGAGCTCGGGGCACGCGCAGTTGGTCTGGTGTTCGCCGCGAAAAGTGCTCGAAGAATTTCGCTTGATCAAGCCAAGGTCATCGCGTCGATTTTACCTGCGACGGTTGACCCCATCGGCGTGTTCACATCTTCTTCCGAGGCAGCGATTTTGAATGCGATCGAAGTCGCCAGTCTTAAGGGCGTGCAAGTCGATCGAGATCTAACTTCTGCGTTTTATATTGAATTAAAAAAACGTGGGATCAAAGTTCTTCGATCTGTCGCGGTTAGCGAAAACGTTTTGTTACCAAAGGTTGGATATGACGATGTTTTGCTTTTTGATTCTCCAAGAGATGGCCTGATTCGCCAGTCACTCAATATTGAGGCGTTAAAAAAAATCAACCCATCACGGCCGTTCTTTATTGCGGGTGGCTTGAACGCAGAAAACATTGGCCTCAATATGAGCGAACTGCGACCTAACGGTGTTGATCTTTCAAGTGGTGTGGAGTCAAGCCCAGGTGTCAAAAGCGCTAGAGCTCTCAAGGATTTTTTCACTGCATTAAGAGTTGCAGGTGGCGCATTATGA
- a CDS encoding LysR family transcriptional regulator, translating into MEIHRLRQFRVVVETSNLRKAADLLGLSHSGLSKSMKVLENELSMVLFHPSGRGVVISDQGLRLYERSQRFLDEYKLLIDRETAATTRIVRIGSFEVFTSYFIGLLLKNYLPGSEAEIHELIPGRLEEALASKRVDIGITYEPVPRKGVEYVKAASLVMGAYALKGRFENETLKNIPFVVPVHPLDGAPSGVKGRDAWPDIKIERLVHYRVDLLATGLELARQGLAAIFIPHFVARMHNEHAKPGSQLIALKIPRELAHVKRDVFIVKRESSGEDKNIRKIARALRDLCTERDG; encoded by the coding sequence ATGGAAATTCACAGGCTTCGCCAATTTAGAGTTGTAGTTGAGACCAGTAACTTGCGCAAAGCTGCAGACCTCTTGGGGCTTTCTCATAGTGGTCTTAGTAAGTCGATGAAGGTGCTTGAAAACGAGCTTAGCATGGTGCTATTCCATCCCAGTGGTCGTGGTGTGGTGATTTCCGATCAAGGCTTGCGCCTTTACGAGCGGTCGCAACGCTTCCTTGACGAATACAAGCTACTGATTGACAGGGAAACTGCGGCCACAACACGAATTGTTCGTATCGGCTCATTTGAGGTTTTCACTTCATATTTTATAGGACTGCTGTTGAAGAATTATCTTCCCGGCAGTGAAGCCGAGATTCACGAGTTGATACCTGGTCGCCTTGAAGAAGCGCTCGCGTCTAAGCGCGTGGACATCGGAATCACGTATGAGCCTGTTCCTCGCAAAGGGGTTGAATACGTGAAAGCCGCAAGCCTTGTGATGGGAGCATATGCGCTAAAGGGTCGATTCGAAAATGAAACCCTCAAAAATATCCCCTTTGTAGTCCCAGTTCATCCACTTGATGGTGCGCCCTCAGGAGTAAAAGGGCGCGATGCTTGGCCCGACATTAAAATAGAACGTCTCGTGCATTACCGAGTGGACTTGTTAGCGACGGGGCTTGAACTTGCACGGCAAGGTCTTGCAGCCATTTTCATTCCTCATTTCGTCGCGCGTATGCACAACGAGCACGCGAAGCCAGGAAGCCAGCTAATAGCTCTCAAAATTCCCCGCGAGCTCGCTCATGTCAAAAGGGATGTTTTTATCGTAAAGCGAGAATCGTCAGGAGAGGACAAAAACATCCGCAAAATTGCTCGAGCCCTCCGCGATCTTTGTACCGAGAGAGACGGTTGA